In the genome of Monodelphis domestica isolate mMonDom1 chromosome 2, mMonDom1.pri, whole genome shotgun sequence, one region contains:
- the MYOC gene encoding myocilin isoform X2 translates to MLGPQLLVLGCLVWGALGRTASLRRANDKNGRCLYTFTVPSPTESSCPGSTEANSAIQELQRVSSAQRSELEAAKSRLSALETLVRQLGGDVITPSLMPPAVEDMQRELDNLRREKSSLEQDYNNFLQEKASLEKEKRQLENENRNLARRLASNRQEMEMLRLGQCPQIKETAADVPQGSKEVSKWGVQKLDYQELKSELTEVPASHIFKESLTNHSGCGELVWVGEPIALRKAETIAGKYGVWMRDPEPVYPYTRETTWRVDTVGTDIRQVFEYDQIVQFTQGYPSKVHILPVPMESTGAVVYRGALYYQKHTSRTVIRYELKSESVKAQRDIPNAGYHGQFPYSWGGYTDIDLAVDESGLWVIYSTEAAKGAIVLSKVNPETLELEQSWETNIRKQSVANAFIICGTLYTVSSYSAADATINLAYDTSAGSSKALSIPFKNQFQYSSMVDYNPAEKKIFSWDNFNMMLYDIRLSQM, encoded by the exons ATGCTGGGTCCTCAGCTCCTGGTTTTGGGTTGCTTGGTGTGGGGGGCTCTAGGCAGGACAGCCAGTCTCAGAAGGGCTAATGACAAGAATGGCAGATGCCTCTACACTTTTACCGTGCCCAGCCCCACTGAGTCTAGCTGTCCAGGATCTACTGAAGCCAATTCAGCCATCCAGGAGCTCCAGAGAGTTAGCAGTGCCCAGAGGTCAGAGTTAGAAGCTGCAAAGAGCCGGCTCAGTGCCCTGGAGACCCTCGTGAGGCAACTGGGAGGGGATGTCATCACTCCAAGTCTCATGCCTCCAGCAGTAGAGGACATGCAAAGAGAACTGGATAAcctgaggagagagaaaagcagcCTGGAGCAAGACTATAACAATTTCCTCCAGGAAAAAGCTTCcctggagaaggagaaaaggcagCTGGAGAATGAGAATCGAAACCTGGCCAGGAGGCTGGCGAGCAACCGCCAGGAGATGGAGATGCTAAGATTAGGCCAATGTCCTCAGATCAAAGAAACAGCAGCCGATGTTCCCCAAGGTTCCAAGGAAG TTTCTAAATGGGGTGTGCAGAAGCTAGACTACCAAGAACTGAAGTCTGAATTAACTGAAGTTCCTGCTTCACACATCTTCAAAGAGAGTTTGACTAATCATTCTG GTTGTGGAGAACTTGTCTGGGTGGGCGAGCCAATCGCCTTAAGAAAGGCAGAGACGATTGCTGGCAAGTATGGCGTCTGGATGAGAGACCCTGAGCCCGTGTACCCCTACACCAGGGAGACCACCTGGAGAGTTGACACAGTTGGCACCGATATTCGTCAGGTCTTTGAGTACGACCAGATCGTCCAGTTCACACAGGGGTATCCTTCCAAAGTTCACATTCTGCCGGTACCAATGGAGAGCACTGGGGCGGTAGTTTACCGTGGAGCCCTCTATTATCAGAAACACACATCTAGAACTGTGATTAGGTATGAACTCAAGTCTGAAAGTGTGAAGGCTCAAAGGGATATTCCCAATGCTGGTTACCATGGACAGTTCCCTTATTCTTGGGGTGGCTATACCGACATTGACTTGGCGGTAGATGAGTCAGGACTCTGGGTCATCTATAGCACAGAAGCAGCGAAGGGAGCCATTGTCCTTTCCAAAGTGAATCCGGAGACCCTGGAACTCGAGCAAAGCTGGGAGACCAACATTCGAAAACAGTCAGTGGCCAACGCCTTCATAATCTGCGGCACGCTGTACACCGTCAGCAGCTATTCAGCAGCTGATGCCACCATTAACCTGGCGTATGATACCAGTGCCGGGAGCAGCAAGGCCCTGAGCATCCCATTCAAGAACCAGTTTCAGTATAGCAGCATGGTTGATTACAatcctgctgaaaagaagatcTTCTCGTGGGATAATTTCAATATGATGCTGTATGACATCAGGCTTTCTCAGATGTGA
- the MYOC gene encoding myocilin isoform X1 — MLGPQLLVLGCLVWGALGRTASLRRANDKNGRCLYTFTVPSPTESSCPGSTEANSAIQELQRVSSAQRSELEAAKSRLSALETLVRQLGGDVITPSLMPPAVEDMQRELDNLRREKSSLEQDYNNFLQEKASLEKEKRQLENENRNLARRLASNRQEMEMLRLGQCPQIKETAADVPQGSKEVSKWGVQKLDYQELKSELTEVPASHIFKESLTNHSGNKDVGDGCGELVWVGEPIALRKAETIAGKYGVWMRDPEPVYPYTRETTWRVDTVGTDIRQVFEYDQIVQFTQGYPSKVHILPVPMESTGAVVYRGALYYQKHTSRTVIRYELKSESVKAQRDIPNAGYHGQFPYSWGGYTDIDLAVDESGLWVIYSTEAAKGAIVLSKVNPETLELEQSWETNIRKQSVANAFIICGTLYTVSSYSAADATINLAYDTSAGSSKALSIPFKNQFQYSSMVDYNPAEKKIFSWDNFNMMLYDIRLSQM; from the exons ATGCTGGGTCCTCAGCTCCTGGTTTTGGGTTGCTTGGTGTGGGGGGCTCTAGGCAGGACAGCCAGTCTCAGAAGGGCTAATGACAAGAATGGCAGATGCCTCTACACTTTTACCGTGCCCAGCCCCACTGAGTCTAGCTGTCCAGGATCTACTGAAGCCAATTCAGCCATCCAGGAGCTCCAGAGAGTTAGCAGTGCCCAGAGGTCAGAGTTAGAAGCTGCAAAGAGCCGGCTCAGTGCCCTGGAGACCCTCGTGAGGCAACTGGGAGGGGATGTCATCACTCCAAGTCTCATGCCTCCAGCAGTAGAGGACATGCAAAGAGAACTGGATAAcctgaggagagagaaaagcagcCTGGAGCAAGACTATAACAATTTCCTCCAGGAAAAAGCTTCcctggagaaggagaaaaggcagCTGGAGAATGAGAATCGAAACCTGGCCAGGAGGCTGGCGAGCAACCGCCAGGAGATGGAGATGCTAAGATTAGGCCAATGTCCTCAGATCAAAGAAACAGCAGCCGATGTTCCCCAAGGTTCCAAGGAAG TTTCTAAATGGGGTGTGCAGAAGCTAGACTACCAAGAACTGAAGTCTGAATTAACTGAAGTTCCTGCTTCACACATCTTCAAAGAGAGTTTGACTAATCATTCTGGTAATAAGGATGTGGGCGATG GTTGTGGAGAACTTGTCTGGGTGGGCGAGCCAATCGCCTTAAGAAAGGCAGAGACGATTGCTGGCAAGTATGGCGTCTGGATGAGAGACCCTGAGCCCGTGTACCCCTACACCAGGGAGACCACCTGGAGAGTTGACACAGTTGGCACCGATATTCGTCAGGTCTTTGAGTACGACCAGATCGTCCAGTTCACACAGGGGTATCCTTCCAAAGTTCACATTCTGCCGGTACCAATGGAGAGCACTGGGGCGGTAGTTTACCGTGGAGCCCTCTATTATCAGAAACACACATCTAGAACTGTGATTAGGTATGAACTCAAGTCTGAAAGTGTGAAGGCTCAAAGGGATATTCCCAATGCTGGTTACCATGGACAGTTCCCTTATTCTTGGGGTGGCTATACCGACATTGACTTGGCGGTAGATGAGTCAGGACTCTGGGTCATCTATAGCACAGAAGCAGCGAAGGGAGCCATTGTCCTTTCCAAAGTGAATCCGGAGACCCTGGAACTCGAGCAAAGCTGGGAGACCAACATTCGAAAACAGTCAGTGGCCAACGCCTTCATAATCTGCGGCACGCTGTACACCGTCAGCAGCTATTCAGCAGCTGATGCCACCATTAACCTGGCGTATGATACCAGTGCCGGGAGCAGCAAGGCCCTGAGCATCCCATTCAAGAACCAGTTTCAGTATAGCAGCATGGTTGATTACAatcctgctgaaaagaagatcTTCTCGTGGGATAATTTCAATATGATGCTGTATGACATCAGGCTTTCTCAGATGTGA